Proteins from one Ipomoea triloba cultivar NCNSP0323 chromosome 1, ASM357664v1 genomic window:
- the LOC115999630 gene encoding cytochrome P450 94C1-like, with amino-acid sequence MHLSMELEPSWRLRPFEENPLFFFFFITAFFLLLLFYLLRIKLWCDCHVCNAYINSTWKSHFTNLADWYTHLLRSSPTGTIHIHVLRNIVTANPDNVEYMLKTRFDNFPKGKAFSAILGDFLGRGIFNVDGDSWLFQRKMASHQLGSSSIRSYAFHVVQSEIDRRLLPLLASNDGAVLDLQDVFRRFAFDSICRFSFGLDPKCLESLLAMPEFAASFDSASKLTAERAMAAAPIVWKLKRILNIGGEKELKKAIETINVLATEVIRQKRKLGFSNHKDLLSRFMGSISDEIYLRDIVISFLLAGRDTVAAALTSFFWLAANHPEVPDVILAEADSVLGPNKNPTKCEHLGDLHYLQAAVYESMRLFPPIQFDSKFCLEDDVLPDGTVVKKGTRVTYHPYAMGRMEEIWGSDCLEFKPERWLNNGVFFQENPFKYPVFQGGLRVCLGKEMAVLEVRTVVLSLLRRIRIELAQPHDRSPPRFSPGLTASFYGGLPVLVRERRGSSAGVN; translated from the coding sequence ATGCATCTATCCATGGAGCTTGAACCTTCTTGGAGGTTGAGGCCCTTTGAAGAAAAcccactcttcttcttcttcttcatcactgcctttttccttcttctcctcTTTTATCTCTTGAGGATAAAGCTATGGTGTGATTGCCATGTCTGCAATGCATACATCAACTCAACCTGGAAATCCCACTTCACCAATTTGGCCGACTGGTACACTCATCTTCTCCGATCGTCTCCCACCGGAACCATTCACATCCATGTTCTCCGAAACATCGTCACCGCTAACCCGGATAATGTCGAGTATATGCTGAAGACCCGGTTCGATAATTTCCCGAAAGGGAAGGCGTTTTCCGCCATCTTGGGTGATTTTCTGGGCCGCGGGATTTTCAACGTCGACGGCGATTCATGGCTGTTCCAGCGGAAGATGGCCAGCCACCAGCTGGGGAGCTCGTCGATACGCTCGTATGCGTTTCACGTGGTTCAATCAGAGATCGACCGCCGCCTTCTGCCGCTCCTGGCGTCGAATGACGGCGCCGTTCTTGACTTACAGGACGTTTTCCGGCGATTCGCGTTTGATAGCATCTGTAGATTCTCCTTTGGGTTGGACCCCAAGTGCCTGGAGTCTCTGCTGGCTATGCCGGAATTCGCGGCCTCGTTCGACTCGGCTTCCAAGCTGACTGCGGAGCGGGCCATGGCGGCGGCGCCGATCGTGTGGAAGCTGAAGAGGATTTTGAACATCGGCGGCGAGAAGGAACTGAAAAAGGCTATTGAGACGATCAATGTATTAGCGACGGAAGTGATCCGTCAAAAGCGAAAACTGGGCTTCTCCAATCACAAAGATCTTCTCTCGAGATTCATGGGCAGCATTAGCGACGAAATCTACCTGAGAGACATCGTGATCAGCTTTCTCCTCGCCGGCCGCGACACGGTGGCGGCCGCCCTCACCAGCTTCTTCTGGCTGGCGGCGAACCACCCGGAGGTTCCCGACGTCATTCTCGCGGAAGCCGATTCCGTCCTGGGACCGAATAAAAACCCCACCAAGTGCGAACACCTCGGAGATCTTCATTACCTTCAAGCGGCGGTGTACGAAAGCATGAGACTCTTCCCGCCCATTCAATTCGACTCCAAGTTCTGCCTGGAAGACGACGTCTTGCCGGACGGGACGGTGGTGAAGAAGGGGACGAGGGTGACATATCACCCATATGCGATGGGGAGAATGGAGGAGATATGGGGTTCAGATTGCTTGGAGTTCAAGCCAGAGAGGTGGCTTAACAATGGCGTTTTCTTCCAGGAAAATCCTTTCAAGTACCCGGTTTTTCAAGGCGGACTCAGAGTGTGTCTGGGAAAAGAAATGGCGGTTCTGGAGGTGAGGACGGTGGTTCTCTCGCTTCTTCGCCGCATTCGTATCGAATTGGCTCAGCCTCATGACCGCTCCCCGCCTCGATTCTCTCCCGGCCTCACCGCCTCCTTTTACGGCGGTTTGCCGGTTTTGGTGCGGGAAAGACGTGGCTCTTCCGCGGGCGTTAATTAG
- the LOC116010153 gene encoding uncharacterized protein LOC116010153, protein MAICKHIGYPHIFITFTSNPKWPEIERYVAERGLKAEDRPDIVCRVFKMKLDAMIEDIKIDKLFVEICGVIYTTEFQKRGLPHAHILLFAKRMNRANSAKEIDALISTEIPDPDADAEYHEAITEFMFHGPCGVLRKNSPCMVDGKCSKHFPKKYVTHTILDKDGYPIYRRRNNGCTITKNGIELDNRYVVAHNKHLLLKYRAHINVEWCNQSRSIKYLFKYVNKGNDRVTTEFMSSSKNALNGDVVDEINMYYDCCYISACEATWRLFGYVIHYRTPPVERLNFHLEHQQNVVYSEDQPLDEIVENQTVKQSQFKAWFEANKKYEDARSLTYAEFPSKFVWRQDLREWHPRKRGYSIGRLFYVPPGCGELYYLRCLLNLVRGPFSHEDIRTVAGVIHNSFRDACYEYGLLDDDKEYIDGIIDSSYWASAYALRRLFVTLLTSSSLSKPEVVWNAVWEFLAEDAQVQRRRVLQNPELMLSDSDKKQFALMELENLLSSWGKSLKDFPEMPIPDKSSMGLSENMLIAEELVYDKESLKTEHETLVTQLTDEQKNVYDSVIMILIQMEVDYSLYIGDGIAGVVNNGSSDIDIPAGVVNNGSSDIDIPAR, encoded by the exons ATGGCAATATGCAAGCACATCGGTTATCCacacatatttattactttcaCCAGCAACCCAAAGTGGCCTGAGATTGAGCGGTATGTCGCAGAACGTGGCCTTAAAGCCGAGGATAGACCTGACATCGTTTGTCGCGTGTTTAAGATGAAGCTTGATGCGATGATTGAAGACATCAAGATAGACAAGTTGTTTGTCGAGATATGTGGAG TTATCTACACGACTGAATTCCAAAAAAGAGGGCTCCCTCACGCTCATATCTTGCTATTTGCCAAAAGAATGAATAGGGCAAATTCTGCGAAGGAAATTGACGCCCTGATCTCAACTGAAATACCTGACCCAGATGCTGATGCTGAATACCATGAAGCAATCACTGAATTCATGTTCCACGGACCCTGCGGAGTACTTCGGAAAAATTCACCGTGCATGGTAGATGGTAAATGTTCAAagcattttccaaaaaaatatgttaCTCATACAATTTTGGATAAAGATGGCTACCCGATCTACAGAAGGCGTAACAATGGGTGCACAATCACTAAGAATGGAATCGAACTTGATAATCGTTACGTCGTTGCGCATAATAAACATCTGCTGCTAAAATATCGCGCACATATTAACGTTGAATGGTGCAACCAATCGAGgtctattaaatatttattcaaatatgtgaacaaaGGAAATGATAGGGTCACAACAGAATTCATGAGTAGTTCAAAGAATGCTCTCAATGGTGATGTGGTCGATGAGATTAACATGTACTACGATTGTTGCTATATATCAGCATGTGAAGCCACGTGGCGGCTATTTGGATACGTGATACATTATCGAACCCCACCTGTTGAGAGGTTAAATTTTCACTTAGAGCACCAGCAGAATGTTGTATATAGTGAAGATCAGCCCTTGGATGAGATTGTGGAGAACCAAACGGTTAAGCAGAGTCAGTTCAAAGCTTGGTTTGAGGCGAACAAAAAATACGAAGACGCTCGGTCACTCACTTATGCCGAGTTCCCTAGTAAGTTTGTTTGGAGACAAGATCTGCGTGAATGGCATCCGAGGAAAAGAGGCTACTCCATAGGACGATTGTTCTATGTTCCGCCAGGGTGTGGAGAGTTATACTATCTTAGAtgtcttttaaatttggtacgcggaccttttagccatgaagatattcgcacTGTTGCAGGAGTCATTCATAATTCGTTTAGGGATgcgtgttatgaatatggattattagatgatgacaaggagtaCATTGACGGCATTATTGATTCGAGTTACTGGGCATCCGCGTATGCTTTGCGAAGGTTATTTGTTACGCTTCTCACTTCAAGTTCACTCAGTAAGCCAGAAGTAGTTTGGAATGCCGTTTGGGAATTTCTTGCGGAGGATGCACAGGTTCAGCGTCGACGTGTATTGCAGAATCCAG AGTTGATGCTATCGGATTCAGATAAAAAACAGTTTGCTCTTATGGAGTTGGAGAATTTGCTATCTTCGTGGGGAAAAAGCCTGAAAGACTTTCCTGAAATGCCAATTCCAGACAAAAGTAGCATGGGTTTGAGTGAAAACATGTTGATAGCTGAAGAGTTGGTGTATGACAAGGAATCTTTGAAGACAGAGCATGAGACATTGGTAACACAATTGACCGATGAACAAAAGAATGTTTACGACTCTGTGATAATGATATTGATTCAAATGGAGGTGGATtattctttgt acATCGGAGATGGGATTGCAGGGGTTGTAAACAACGGTTCATCTGATATCGATATTCCTGCAGGGGTTGTAAACAACGGTTCATCTGATATCGATATTCCggcaag atag